From Streptomyces sp. SCSIO 75703:
CCCCGGACTCCCCGCGCTCGTCCCGCTTCCGCCGTTGCCGCTCACTGGAACGCCCCCATCCCTGAGACCACCTGTCGCCGAGTGCGCCAAGCCTTATCAGAATGCCGGTGTCGGCGACCCTCTGTCCGGTGTTCGTCACCCTTCGAACAGGGAGTCGACTTGCCTCCGGCATACCCTTCCGTGCATGTGCCCCAAGGCGTCGTGCACTCAAAGTAATCCTACGATCACCCGTCCAGCCATGGGGATTCCATAAACGCCACCATTCGCCACCCCTTCGAATGAACACCGGTCAGGCTGCCCACGATTGACTTGACACAGGCCAACCGGGAGTCGGTGCAAGGGTGCACGCCGGGGCGCGCACCGGCAAGCGCACTCCCGGACACACGCCAAGGCGCTGCATGAACCGCGCCACACCGGGGAGTTGGAGACAGAGAGTCACGTTTCGCGTCCGCTGCGTAACCGACGCCGCGTCGGACCGTTGGAGGGGGCATGGGCTTCACGATCGGCAGCAGTCGGGCGATGCGCGACATCCGGTCCGGCGCGCGGCGCCGCGGACGCACCTCGGAGGGCACGGCCGTGGCCGAGTTCACCGGGCTGTGGGGCTGGGACGTCGTGCCAGGGGCACGGGCCGCCGCGGGCGCCTGCTCCTGCGGCCGGCCGGACTGTCCGGCTCCGGGCGCGCATCCGCTGGACTTCGCCCCGGAGGTGCCGGCGGGCGCGACGCTGGGCGAGGCGGGCGAGGCGTGGGCACGGTTCCCGGGGGCGGCGGTGATGCTCCCGGTGGGACGGACCTTCGACGTGATCGAGGTGGCCGAGGCCGCCGGGCGCCGGGCGCTGGCGCGGCTGGAGCGCATGGGGCTGCCGCTCGGCCCGGTCGCCGTGACCCCGCAGGGCCGCGCCCAGTTCTTCGTCGCCCCCGGCGCCGCGGCCGAGCTGCCCCGGCTCCTGTACCGGATGGGCTGGGACGACCCGTCCGCCCTCGACCTGCGCGGCCTCGGCCCGGGGACGTACCTGACGGCGCCGCCCTCCGACCGGGGCGGCAAGGGCCCGGCCCGCTGGCTGCGCGCCCCGGCGCTCGACGCGACGAGCCGCCCCCCGGCGGCCCGGCTGCTGCTGGGCACCCTGGCCTACGTGGCCCACCGCTGCTGGGCGTAGGCGGCCCCCGCCCTGCCGGGCACCCCGCACCCCGCGGGCGGCCCGCCTCCGCTCCCCCGGTGCCCGGGTCCCCTGCCGGCCGCCCCATGACGAAGCGCCCGTCCCCGACTGCACCTCGGGGGCGGGCGCTTCCCTCGTCCGCGGATCTCGTCCGCTGCTTCTCAGTCGCCGATCAGGGCGTCCACGAACGCCCCCGGCTCGAACGGCGCCAGGTCGTCCGCGCCCTCGCCGAGCCCGATCAGCTTGACCGGCACGCCCAGTTCGCGCTGGACCGCGATCACGATGCCGCCCTTGGCGGTGCCGTCCAGCTTGGTCAGCACGATGCCGGTGATGTCCACCACCTCGGAGAAGACCCGGGCCTGGATGAGGCCGTTCTGGCCGGTGGTGGCGTCGAGGACCAGCAGCACCTCGTCGAGCGGGGCCTGCTTCTCCACGACCCGCTTGACCTTGCCCAGCTCGTCCATGAGACCGGTCTTGGTGTGCAGCCGGCCGGCGGTGTCGATCAGCACGACGTCCGCGCCGATCTCCTTGCCCTCCTTCACGGCGTCGAAGGCGACGGAGGCGGGGTCGCCCGCCTCCGGGCCGCGCACGGTGTGGGCGCCGACCCGCTCGCCCCAGGTCTGCAACTGGTCGGCGGCGGCGGCGCGGAAGGTGTCGGCGGCGCCGAGGACGACGCTGCACCCGTCGGCCACCAGGACCCGGGCCAGCTTGCCGGTGGTGGTGGTCTTGCCGGTGCCGTTGACGCCGACGACCATCACGACGCCCGGCTTGCCGGTCTCGGGCTCGGTCGTGACCCGGCGGTCCATCTCGGGGCCGACCAGGGTGACCAGTTCCTCGCGGAGCAGGGCGCGCAGCTCCTCGGGGGTGCGGGTGCCGAGCACCTTCACCCGCTCGCGCAGCCGCTCGACCAGTTCCTGGGTGGGCTGCACGCCGACGTCGGCGGTGAGCAGCGTGTCCTCGATCTCCTCCCAGGTGTCCTCGTCCAGGTGCTCGCGCGAGAGCAGGGTGAGCAGACCCTTGCCGAGCGCGTTCTGCGAACGGGAGAGACGGGCGCGGAGCCGGACCAGCCGGCCGGCGGTGGGCTCGGGGACCTCGATCGGAGGGACTTCGAGCTCTTCGACGACGGGCGGTTCCTCGACGGTGGCGGGGGCTCCGCCGCCGTCCGGAAGGTCGACCTCCTCTATCGTCCGGCGCGTTTCGTCGCGCGGTGTCTCGGCCTCGTCGCCGACGTGCGGCTCGGCCGGAGGGGCGGTGATGTCGGGCGTGGCGGGCGGCGGCGGAGGCAGCTTCTTCTTGCGCCGGCTGCCGACGACGAGCCCGCCGAGCGCGCCGATCACGACCACGGCGATGACTACAGCAAGGATGACGATGTCCATAACCCGTCCAGTATCAGTCATGGCTCCCGAGACGCTCCGCTTGTGGCTTCCTCCGAGAGACAAAGGCCACTGGAAGGAAGGAGTCGGACCAAAGTACGATGGAAGAGGCTCCGTCGACGCGCGTAGAGTCCCCGACCGCTCCCTCTCCCCCACGATCGAGGCACGGACCCCCGTATGAGCAAGACCGCCCGGACCGACGGCGCCCTGGAGACCCGCGGCATCGAGCAGGTGCCCGACCACGAGCGCACCGCCCGCATCCGCGACCTCTTCCCCACCTGGGTCGGCGCCAACATCAGCGTGTTGCTGCTCACCATGGGCGCGAGCCTCGTCGTCGCCTACCGCCTCGGTTTCTGGCAGGCCGTCGTCGTCGCGCTGGCGGCGCCGGTGGTGTCGTACGGGCTGGTGGGGCTGATCGGGATCGCCGGCAAGCGGGGCGGGGCGCCGGGCATGGCGCTGTCCCGGGCGGTGTTCGGGCAGCGGGGCAATCTGCTGCCCGGCGCGCTGATCTGGGTGGCCCGCTGGGGCTGGGAGACGATCAACGCGGTGACCGGCGCGTACGCGGTGCTGACCGTCCTGGACGTCCTCTTCGGGGTCCGCCGCAACGCCGTGCTCGATCTGGTGACGCTGCTCGCCTTCGTGCTCGGCACCTTCGCCATCTCGGGGCTCGGCATCCGCGCGGTCCGCAGGTGCAACACGTACGCCACCTATCTCTTCGGCGTCTTCTCGGTGCTGGTGCTGGGGTATCTCGTCGTGCACACCGACTGGCCGGCGGTCTTCGGCCGGCCGGCGGGGCCGGTGGCCTCGGTGATCACGGGGATCGGACTGATCGCGGCGGGCGGGGTGAGCTGGATCCCGTCCTCCCCCGACTTCACCCGCTACCTGCCGCGCACGGCCTCCGCCAAGGGCATCGTGGGCGTCACGATCGGCGGCGCGGGCATCGTCGTCCTGCCGATGGTGCTGATGGGCGCCGTGATGGCGGTCTCCACGCCGGGTCTGGCCTCGGCCGCCGACCCGGTCTCCTTCCTCGGCGAGATCCTGCCGGTCTGGCTCGCGGTGCCGTACCTGCTGACCGCGCTGATCGGGATGCTGCTGATCAACTCGATGTCGATGTACTCGGCGGGATTCACCGCGCAGACCCTGGGCTTCACGGTCGAGCGGCACTGGGCGGTCTCGGTCAACGCCCTGATCTCGCTGGTCCTCGGCGGGGTGCTGATGCTGGCGGCGACCAGCTTCATGGGCTCCTTCATCGCCTTCCTGTCGCTGCTGGCGGTCGCCTTCTCGGCCTGGGTCGGCGTCTTCGGCGCGGACATGCTGCGGCGCCGCGAGTACGACGGCGCCGCCCTCGCCGACACCGGGCGCACCAGCGCCTACTGGTACCGGGGCGGGTTCTCGCCCGCCGCGGTCGCGGCGTGGGCGCTGGGGCTGGCGGTGGGGCTGATGTTCACCTCGTCGGACTGGTTCACGGGCCCGCTCGCCGCGAACAACGTCGTCGGCCAGTACGGCCTCGGCTGGGTCGCCACGGTGGTGGTCTCCGGTGTGCTGTACGTCGTGCTGCCGAAGCCCCCGGTGCGCCTGCCCGCGCCTGCCGCGGCCGGCGCGGAGCAGCGGGAGCCGGTGACCGTCCGGGGCGCCTGACCCCGGGGGCCGGCGTCCGGCCCCCGGAACCCGAACCGCCGCCCGGTCCGGTCGGCGACCGGGCGGGGCGGCGGTTCGTACGGGGAGACGGGCGGCGGGGACTGAGCCCGCCTCCCCGGGCCGGTGCGGGGTGCTACCCCATCTCCTCCAACGCCTTGCCCTTCGTCTCCTTGACGAACTTGAGGACGAACGGGATGGAGAGCGTGGCGAACATCGCGTAGATCACGTACGTGCCGGAGAGGTTCCAGTCGGCCAGGGACGGGAAGCTCGCGGTGATGGCCCAGTTGGCGATCCACTGTGCGGAGGCGGCGACGCCGAGCGCGGCGGCGCGGATGCGGTTCGGGAACATCTCGCCGAGGAAGACCCAGACCACGACGCCCCAGGACAGGGCGAAGAAGAGCACGAACATGTGGGCCGCGATCAGGGCCACCCAGCCCTGTGTCGCCGGGAGCTTGCCGTCGACGAGGTCGTGGGAGAAGGCCCACGCCTCCAGCGAGAGGCCGATGACCATGCCGACCGAACCGATCAGGGCGAGCGGCTTGCGGCCGACGCGGTCCACGAAGATCATCGCGATCACGGTGCCGACGATGTTGATGATCGACGTCGTGAACGAGTAGAAGAACGAGTCGGTCGGGTCGACGCCGACCGACTGCCACAGCGTCGAGGAGTAGTAGAACGCGACGTTGATGCCGACGAACTGCTGGAAGACCGACAGGCCGATGCCGATCCAGACGATCGGCTTGAAGAAGAAGGTGCCGCCCAGGAGGTCCTTGAAGGACGATTTCTCCTCGCGGCGCATCGCGGTCTCGATCTCGGCGACCCGCGCGTCGAGGTCGGCCCCCTCGCCCTCGACCTCGGCGAGGACGCGCCGGGCGCGTTCGTGCCTGCCGACCGAGACGAGGAAGCGGGGCGACTCGGGGATGGCGAAGGAGAGCATCCCGTACAGCACGGCCGGGACGACCATGACACCGAGCATGACCTGCCACGCCTCCAGGCCCATCAGCCGGCCGCGCTGGTCCCCTCCGGCGGCGTTGAGCAGGCCCCAGTTCACGAGCTGCGAGACGGCGATGCCGACGACGATCGCGGCCTGCTGGAAGGAGCCGAGCCGGCCGCGGTAGGCGGGCGGGGAGACCTCGGCGATGTAGGCCGGGCCGATCACCGACGCCATGCCGATGGCGAAGCCGCCGACCACCCGCCACATGGCGAGGTCCCACAGGGCGAAGGGCAGGGCGGAGCCGATGGAGCTGACCACGAAGAGCGCCGCGGAGATCTGCATGCAGCGGATGCGGCCGATGCGGTCGGCGATGCGCCCGGCGGTCGCGGCGCCGAAGGCGCAGCCGATCAGGGCGACGGCGATGACCTGGGCCAGGACCGCCGACCCGACGTCGTACCGGTCGCGGATGGCCTCGACGGCGCCGTTGATCACGGAACTGTCGTAGCCGAACAGGAAGCCGCCCATCGCGGCGGCCGCCGCGATGAAGACGACATGGCCGAGATGTTCGGGGTGAGCCGCCCTCGCGGCTGGTTCGGACGCGGGCGATGTGCTGGTCACGTGTACTCCTCGGGCCACCGGCAGCGCTGCCGGGGTGGGGTCCGCCCTTCGTGGTGCCACGTGAGGCACCTGAAGGTGAAGGCAACGTTGCAGAGACTAAGCCTTCAAGTTTCGAAGTCAACAGGGTGGGTTGGGGAAGGAAAGGCCGACGATGGGAGATCAAGCGTTCAAGACATGAAGCCAAGGTGCCGGTTCGGCGGTGCTCCGGTGTCCGCGGTCCGGCCGTTCAGCGCAGCCGCTGGCCGATGACCTTCGACACGCCGTCGCCCTGCATGGACACGCCGTACAGCGCGTCGGCGACCTCCATCGTCCGCTTCTGGTGCGTGATGACGATGAGCTGCGAGGTCTCCTGGAGTTCCCGCATGATGCCGATCAGCCGCCGCAGGTTGGTGTCGTCGAGGGCGGCCTCGACCTCGTCCATGACGTAGAACGGGCTCGGCCGCGCCTTGAAGATCGCCACGAGCAGGGCCACCGCGGTCAGCGAACGCTCCCCGCCGGAGAGCAGGGAGAGCCGCTTGACCTTCTTGCCCGGTGGCCGGGCCTCGACGTCGACGCCGGTGGTGAGCATGTTGCCGGGGTCGGTCAGGACGAGCCGCCCCTCGCCGCCCGGGAAGAGCCGGCCGAACACACCCTCGAACTGCCGGGCCGTGTCCCGGTATGCCTCGGTGAAGACCTGTTCGACGCGCGTGTCGACGTCCCTGACGACCTGGAGCAGGTCGGCCCGGGTCTGCCGGAGGTCCTGGAGCTGCTCTCCGAGGAAACGGTGGCGCTCCTCCAGGGCCGCGAACTCCTCCAGGGCCAGCGGGTTGACCTTGCCGAGCTGCTGGTAGGCGCGCTCGGCCGCCTTCAGCCGCTTCTCCTGCTCGGCGCGGACGAAGGGCCGGGGCCGGTTGCGGGGGTGCTCCGGGTCCTCCGGCGGTTCCTCGCCGTCGGCGGGGGGCGAGGGTGGCACGGGCCGGTGCGGACCGTACTCCGCCTCCAGCCCCGCCGGTTCGACACCCAGTTCCTCCAGCGCCTTCGTCTCCAGCTGCTCGATGCGCAGCCGCTTCTCGGCGCCGAGTACCTCGCCGCGGTGAACCGAATCCGTCAACTTGTCCAGCTCCGCCTTGAGGTCGCGTCCGGCGGCCCGGGCGGCGGTCAGTTCCTCCTCGCGGCGGGTCTTGGCGGCCTCCGCCGCGGCGCGCTCCTCGTCGGCTCGGGTGAGGGAGACCTCGACGTGGGCGAGGAGCTGCCGGGCGCCGCGGGAGACGGCCTCGGCGACGGCCTCCTCGTGGCGGAGGCGGGCCCGGAGGCGTTCGGCACGCGCGCGTGCCTCACGTTCCGCGCGGGCGGCCCGGTCGAGGGAGTCGGCCCGTCCGGCGAGCCCCTTGACCCGCTCCTCGTGCGTACGGAGCTGGAGGCGGGCCTCCATCTCGGTCTGGCGGGCGTTGGCCCCGTCGGCGGCCAGCCGGTCGCGTACGGAGGTGTCGGGCTCCTCCTCGCCGGGCGCCTCCTCGGCGGCGGTGAGCCGCTCGGCCAGTTCCCCGGCCTCGGCGAGGGCCTTCTCCAGGGCCTCCTGGGCCCGGTCGGCGGCGGCCTCGGCCCGCTCCGCCTCCCCGGCGGCGCCCCGGGCCTGTCCGGCGAGCCGGCCCAGGCGCTGGGCGACGGAGGACTTCTCCCGGTCGGCCTCGCGGCGCCGCTCGCCCAGTTCCTCGACGAGGGCGGCGCGGCGGGAGTGCTCCTCCGCCGCCGTGGCGCGGGCGACGGTCAGTCGCCCGCAGCGGGCGTCCAGGTCGCGGAGCGCGGCGGCGGCCTCGTCGACGGAGGCCCGGACCTCCAGCAGGCTGGGGGCACCCGCGGAGCCGCCCTGCGCGTAGTGGGCGCCCAGCAGGTCGCCCTCGGCGGTGACCGCGGTGAGCCCCGGCCGGGCCCGGACCAGTTCCTCGGCGTCCTCCAGGGTCCCCACGACGACGATCCCGCGCAGCAGGCGCCGGACGGCGGGCAGCAGTTCGGCGGGGCCGCGGACGAGGTCGGCGGCGAGGGGGAAAGCCCCGGACGGGGGCGGCGGCGCTTCGCCGGGCCGGTGCGCGTGGTGCGGCGTGTCGGACGGGTGCGCAGGCCCCGGCGTGTCAGCGGGCTGCCGCTCGCCCGGAGTGTCGCCGAACCGCCCGTCTCGCGGCACGTCGTCCGCTCCCGCCCGCGCCGGTGTGTCGCCGGTCCGGCGCGCCCCCGGCGGGTCGTCGGGGGCGCCGGCGAGGAGCAGGGCGGCTCGGCCCGCGTCCTGCTTGCGGAGCAGGCGCAGGGCTTCCGCGGCGGCCGAGGGGGAGGCGACCGCGACGGCGTCGGCGGCGGCGCCGAAGGCCGCGGCGAGGGCCGTCTCGTGGCCGGGGGCGACGGTGAGCAGTTCGGCGGCCGGTCCGAGCAGGCCGCCGAGGCGGTCCCCCGCGGCGAGGAGGGCGCCGGTGCCGTCCTTGCGGCGCAGCCCCAGGGCGAGGGCGTCGTGGCGGGCCTGGGTGGCGGCCCGTTCCCGTTCGGTGGCGGCGAGCGCGTCGCGGGCGGCGTCCAGGGCGTTCTGCGACTCGGCGAGCCGGACCCGGGCGGCTTCGTACCGCTCGGCGAGATCACGGTCGTCCGCGTCCAGCCCGTCGACCTCGGCCCGGAGGGACGCGTACTCCTCCTGCGCGGCGGCGGCCCGCAGGCGTGCCTCGTCCCGGGCGGCGGCCAGCCGCTCGATCTCGGCCTGGGCCGCGGCGGCGCGCGAACGGGCCGCGCCCGCCTGGGCGCCGAGACGGGCCAGTCCCTCGCGGCGGTCCGCGAGGGCGCGGGCGACGTCCCGCAGGCGGCGTTCCTCGCGGGCGAGTTCGGCCTCCAGCTCGCCGCGGTGGGCGACCGTGTCCTCCAGGGCGCGTTCGGCCGCCTCGCGGGCGGCGTCGAGTTCGGCCTCCTGCTCGCGGACGCGGGCGGCCTCGCGTTCCAGTTCCTCCGGGTCCCGGCCGCGCCGTTCCTCGACGGGGGCGGAGCGGGCGCTCTGCACGCGCGCGTCGGCCAGCGAGACCGTGCCGCGTACCCGCTCGGCGAGCTGGGACAGTTCGTACCAGGTCTGCCGGGCGCTCTGGAGGCGGGGCGCGAGCCGGCGCACCTCGTCCTCCAGCAGGGATTCGCCGTGCAGCGCGCGGGCGAGTTCGCGTTCGGCGGCCTCCTTGCGCTCCTTGAGCGCGGCCTCGTCGGCGACCTCGGCCCGCAGCGCCTCCCGCAGCCGTACGAGGTCGTCGGCGAGCAGCCGCAGCCGGGCGTCGCGCAGGTCGGCCTGGATGACGGCGGCCCGCCGGGCGACGGCGGCCTGGCGGCCCAACGGCTTGAGCTGGCGCCGGAGTTCCTCCGTCAGGTCCTGCACGCGGGCGAGGTTGGCCTGCATGGAGTCGAGCTTGCGGAGGGCCTTCTCCTTGCGCTTGCGGTGCTTGAGGACCCCGGCGGCCTCCTCGATGAAGGCCCGGCGTCCGGCGGGGTCGGCGTGCAGGACGGAGTCGAGCTGGCCCTGCCCGACGATGACGTGCATCTCCCGGCCGATGCCGGAGTCGGAGAGCAGTTCCTGGATGTCGAGGAGCCGGCAGGTGTCGCCGTTGATCTGGTACTCGCTGCCGCCGTTGCGGAACATGGTCCGCGTGATGGTGACCTCGGCGTACTCGATGGGCAGGGCGCCGTCGGAGTTGTCGATGGTCAGCGACACCTCGGCCCGGCCGAGCGGCGGGCGGCCGGTGGTGCCGGCGAAGATGACGTCCTCCATCTTGCCGCCGCGCAGCGACTTGGCCCCCTGTTCGCCCATGACCCAGCTCAGCGCGTCCACGACATTGGACTTGCCCGAGCCGTTGGGGCCGACGACACAGGTGATGCCCGGTTCGAACCGGAGGGTGGTCGCGGAGGCGAACGACTTGAATCCGCGGAGGGTCAGGGCCTTCAGGTGCACGCGGCCCGACTCTACCTTTCTCGGACATCTCGCTCCACGAACCGGTGAACCGGCGCGGTTTCACGGGTGAACGGGCAGGGCAGACCAGACGTTGAAGGCTTCAAGGAACGCACGGGGAACGAACGGGGGCGGGGCGGGGACGCGGAGCGACCGAAGGGGGCGGGCAAGAAAGAAGGGACGCCGAAGCGTCCCTTGCAACTCGGACAACGAAGCGGTTGACGGGCGGCGCAACCACTGCTGTGCCGTCATGGAACCCTGGAGCGATTACGGTGATCAGGTGAGCGCAGGCTCCGCCTGGTGTGCGTCAACGCTCTCCATGCTCTCCATGATCCTTTCGTGAGAGGCGGCAGCCGCCAGGGCGTCGTTCTCCGCCTGGATCCGTACGAGCTCGGATTCCAGGTCCTGGACGCGCTGCTGGAGCCGTCGCATCTCGGCGAGGAGTCGAGGGTCGGAGCCGCCGACGTAACCGAGAAGCGCCTTTGCCATGATGGATGGTCCTCCACAATGAGTGACCGACCGATGCGGTGTGGGTCGTGAGGGATTCGCACCCGCGATGCCTGGCATTCGTGAGCCGCACTGCCGTTCAACCATGCCAAACAGCTCAGGTGCGCGGGGCTTTCAGCGTCTCACCAAAAAGTTTGACGGTCAACACGATCACGCCCCGTATCGGCGGGCGCCGGGGGCGCGCGGCCGTCGGACGGCGGCGCCGCGACTCCTGCGGGGCCCTCGGGGCGTGGCGATCACTCTGCCGTCCGGAGCCTGTCACGAGCCGGCCGCCTTGGCAACCACCTGCTCGTTTTCCCTCCCGGCGGGGCGCGGCACGCAGCTCGTGCCGGGCGCCGGGAGGGCCGGTGTCAGCGGATCGCGAAGCCGTCGTAGCCGCCGCGCGGTGTGTCCCAGATCTCCGTGACGCCCTCCACGCGGCCGGGCGTGTCGTCACCGCGCAGCCAGTCGAGCAGGGCTTCGCAGCGGTCCCTCGGGCCCTCGGCGACGACCTGGACCCGGCCGTCGGCCACATTGAGAGCGAAACCACTCAGTCCGCCGAGTTCCAGCGCCCGGGCGCGGGTGAACCAGCGGAAACCCACCCCTTGTACCCGTCCCCGCACCCATGCCACCAGTCGCGCGTCCTCGCTCATGAGGGCAACCTAACCGGTCAAACTCCCTCCGGGCACCCGCGGCCCCTGGCCCATGCGGTACCGTCCCCACCCAATGAATCTCATATGAAACTCACTCGATCGTGTGAGTTCAGTGGTGATCATGAAGGTCGTCGACCGCCAGGACGAGGAAGGCCAGGACATGGGACGCCACCGACGCTCCGACGCCGGCCGCGCCGCCACGGGCCGCGCCGCGGGGGGACAGCAGCCGGACGGCCCGGCGGGCAGGGACCCCCGCCCACTCGGCCGGGACGCCGACGGCCGCCCCACCATGGGCATCGCTCCCTACCTGAACCCCGACGCGTACTCCGAGGCGCGGGCGCGCAGCGAGGCCTACCTCTTCGCGCCGGACGAGCCGCAGGCCGCGGTGCCCCCGCAGGCCCGCCGCATGGTCGACCTCCCCGGCGAGGACCACGCGCACGAGGTGCACGCGCCGGAGGTCTACACGCCCGCCGACGGCCCGCAGCGCTCCGGCGCGCACCGCCGCCGCAAGAAGAAGGCCGCCACCCCGGTCCGCACGGGCCTGCTCGGCGTCTCCGCCGCCGTGGCCCTCGGCACGGTCGCCGTCGCCACGGGCGCGGTGCCGGGCCTGGAGAACTACCGGATCGGCGGTGACGCCGGCGGCTCCGACCGGGTCCAGGCCGACGGCGGGCCCACCAACAGCCCGGCGGGGCTGGGCGGCACCTCCGGCAGCGCGGAGGCCGGCCACGGCGCCGAGGCGTCCACGAGCCGCGGCACGGGCCGTACGGCCTCGCCCTCCACCCCCGGCTCCTCCACCGCCCCCGCCGCCCCGTCCGCCACGCCCTCCGCCCCGGCCCCGACGGCCGACGAGGCGCCCTCCGAGACGTCGGAGCGGGAGGCGGCGCCCGGCACCAAGTCGCCCGCCACGCCCCCGCGTACGGAGACGAAGGCGCCCCAGCGGGTCGAGGCACCGGTCACCGTCTCCGAGCGGGCCGCGGCGGAGGCCGCGGTGCTCACACTGGTCAACGAGGAGCGGGCCAGGGCCGGGTGCAGCCCAGTCGCCGCCAACAGCGCGCTGCGCGACCTCGCCGAGAACTTCAGCAGGGCCATGGCCACCCAGGGCTTCTTCGACCACACCGACCCGAGCGGCGCCACGCCCTGGGACCGGGCGGAGAAGGCCGGCATCGCCAACCTCGGCGGCGAGAACATCGCCCGGGGCCAGGCCGACGCGCAGGCGGTGATGGACGCCTGGATGAACAGCCCCGGCCACCGCGCCAACATCCTGAACTGCGACTTCCGCACCCTCGGCGTGGGCGTCCACTTCGCCCCCGGCGGCCCCTGGTGGACCCAGAACTTCGGCTACTGAGATAACCGCAGGTCAGCGGGCTAGTCGCCCTCGTGGGCCCTCTCCGGGCCGTCAGCGGCAGGCCCCTCGTCAGAGAAGAC
This genomic window contains:
- a CDS encoding AAA family ATPase produces the protein MHLKALTLRGFKSFASATTLRFEPGITCVVGPNGSGKSNVVDALSWVMGEQGAKSLRGGKMEDVIFAGTTGRPPLGRAEVSLTIDNSDGALPIEYAEVTITRTMFRNGGSEYQINGDTCRLLDIQELLSDSGIGREMHVIVGQGQLDSVLHADPAGRRAFIEEAAGVLKHRKRKEKALRKLDSMQANLARVQDLTEELRRQLKPLGRQAAVARRAAVIQADLRDARLRLLADDLVRLREALRAEVADEAALKERKEAAERELARALHGESLLEDEVRRLAPRLQSARQTWYELSQLAERVRGTVSLADARVQSARSAPVEERRGRDPEELEREAARVREQEAELDAAREAAERALEDTVAHRGELEAELAREERRLRDVARALADRREGLARLGAQAGAARSRAAAAQAEIERLAAARDEARLRAAAAQEEYASLRAEVDGLDADDRDLAERYEAARVRLAESQNALDAARDALAATERERAATQARHDALALGLRRKDGTGALLAAGDRLGGLLGPAAELLTVAPGHETALAAAFGAAADAVAVASPSAAAEALRLLRKQDAGRAALLLAGAPDDPPGARRTGDTPARAGADDVPRDGRFGDTPGERQPADTPGPAHPSDTPHHAHRPGEAPPPPSGAFPLAADLVRGPAELLPAVRRLLRGIVVVGTLEDAEELVRARPGLTAVTAEGDLLGAHYAQGGSAGAPSLLEVRASVDEAAAALRDLDARCGRLTVARATAAEEHSRRAALVEELGERRREADREKSSVAQRLGRLAGQARGAAGEAERAEAAADRAQEALEKALAEAGELAERLTAAEEAPGEEEPDTSVRDRLAADGANARQTEMEARLQLRTHEERVKGLAGRADSLDRAARAEREARARAERLRARLRHEEAVAEAVSRGARQLLAHVEVSLTRADEERAAAEAAKTRREEELTAARAAGRDLKAELDKLTDSVHRGEVLGAEKRLRIEQLETKALEELGVEPAGLEAEYGPHRPVPPSPPADGEEPPEDPEHPRNRPRPFVRAEQEKRLKAAERAYQQLGKVNPLALEEFAALEERHRFLGEQLQDLRQTRADLLQVVRDVDTRVEQVFTEAYRDTARQFEGVFGRLFPGGEGRLVLTDPGNMLTTGVDVEARPPGKKVKRLSLLSGGERSLTAVALLVAIFKARPSPFYVMDEVEAALDDTNLRRLIGIMRELQETSQLIVITHQKRTMEVADALYGVSMQGDGVSKVIGQRLR
- a CDS encoding acylphosphatase, whose product is MSEDARLVAWVRGRVQGVGFRWFTRARALELGGLSGFALNVADGRVQVVAEGPRDRCEALLDWLRGDDTPGRVEGVTEIWDTPRGGYDGFAIR
- a CDS encoding bifunctional DNA primase/polymerase, coding for MGFTIGSSRAMRDIRSGARRRGRTSEGTAVAEFTGLWGWDVVPGARAAAGACSCGRPDCPAPGAHPLDFAPEVPAGATLGEAGEAWARFPGAAVMLPVGRTFDVIEVAEAAGRRALARLERMGLPLGPVAVTPQGRAQFFVAPGAAAELPRLLYRMGWDDPSALDLRGLGPGTYLTAPPSDRGGKGPARWLRAPALDATSRPPAARLLLGTLAYVAHRCWA
- a CDS encoding sugar porter family MFS transporter, whose product is MTSTSPASEPAARAAHPEHLGHVVFIAAAAAMGGFLFGYDSSVINGAVEAIRDRYDVGSAVLAQVIAVALIGCAFGAATAGRIADRIGRIRCMQISAALFVVSSIGSALPFALWDLAMWRVVGGFAIGMASVIGPAYIAEVSPPAYRGRLGSFQQAAIVVGIAVSQLVNWGLLNAAGGDQRGRLMGLEAWQVMLGVMVVPAVLYGMLSFAIPESPRFLVSVGRHERARRVLAEVEGEGADLDARVAEIETAMRREEKSSFKDLLGGTFFFKPIVWIGIGLSVFQQFVGINVAFYYSSTLWQSVGVDPTDSFFYSFTTSIINIVGTVIAMIFVDRVGRKPLALIGSVGMVIGLSLEAWAFSHDLVDGKLPATQGWVALIAAHMFVLFFALSWGVVVWVFLGEMFPNRIRAAALGVAASAQWIANWAITASFPSLADWNLSGTYVIYAMFATLSIPFVLKFVKETKGKALEEMG
- the ftsY gene encoding signal recognition particle-docking protein FtsY: MDIVILAVVIAVVVIGALGGLVVGSRRKKKLPPPPPATPDITAPPAEPHVGDEAETPRDETRRTIEEVDLPDGGGAPATVEEPPVVEELEVPPIEVPEPTAGRLVRLRARLSRSQNALGKGLLTLLSREHLDEDTWEEIEDTLLTADVGVQPTQELVERLRERVKVLGTRTPEELRALLREELVTLVGPEMDRRVTTEPETGKPGVVMVVGVNGTGKTTTTGKLARVLVADGCSVVLGAADTFRAAAADQLQTWGERVGAHTVRGPEAGDPASVAFDAVKEGKEIGADVVLIDTAGRLHTKTGLMDELGKVKRVVEKQAPLDEVLLVLDATTGQNGLIQARVFSEVVDITGIVLTKLDGTAKGGIVIAVQRELGVPVKLIGLGEGADDLAPFEPGAFVDALIGD
- a CDS encoding CAP domain-containing protein codes for the protein MGRHRRSDAGRAATGRAAGGQQPDGPAGRDPRPLGRDADGRPTMGIAPYLNPDAYSEARARSEAYLFAPDEPQAAVPPQARRMVDLPGEDHAHEVHAPEVYTPADGPQRSGAHRRRKKKAATPVRTGLLGVSAAVALGTVAVATGAVPGLENYRIGGDAGGSDRVQADGGPTNSPAGLGGTSGSAEAGHGAEASTSRGTGRTASPSTPGSSTAPAAPSATPSAPAPTADEAPSETSEREAAPGTKSPATPPRTETKAPQRVEAPVTVSERAAAEAAVLTLVNEERARAGCSPVAANSALRDLAENFSRAMATQGFFDHTDPSGATPWDRAEKAGIANLGGENIARGQADAQAVMDAWMNSPGHRANILNCDFRTLGVGVHFAPGGPWWTQNFGY
- a CDS encoding cytosine permease, with the protein product MSKTARTDGALETRGIEQVPDHERTARIRDLFPTWVGANISVLLLTMGASLVVAYRLGFWQAVVVALAAPVVSYGLVGLIGIAGKRGGAPGMALSRAVFGQRGNLLPGALIWVARWGWETINAVTGAYAVLTVLDVLFGVRRNAVLDLVTLLAFVLGTFAISGLGIRAVRRCNTYATYLFGVFSVLVLGYLVVHTDWPAVFGRPAGPVASVITGIGLIAAGGVSWIPSSPDFTRYLPRTASAKGIVGVTIGGAGIVVLPMVLMGAVMAVSTPGLASAADPVSFLGEILPVWLAVPYLLTALIGMLLINSMSMYSAGFTAQTLGFTVERHWAVSVNALISLVLGGVLMLAATSFMGSFIAFLSLLAVAFSAWVGVFGADMLRRREYDGAALADTGRTSAYWYRGGFSPAAVAAWALGLAVGLMFTSSDWFTGPLAANNVVGQYGLGWVATVVVSGVLYVVLPKPPVRLPAPAAAGAEQREPVTVRGA